In Lycium ferocissimum isolate CSIRO_LF1 chromosome 7, AGI_CSIRO_Lferr_CH_V1, whole genome shotgun sequence, the sequence TTTGTAAGAGGTCACATAACCTTTTTTAGGAGTATTTTGTATAGGCTTGTCCAATTAGTTGGATCTGTTGTGTCTGTCTATCTCCTCAAGGATAGACTTTCGTCACTAGCAATCAAATATAAAGTTGAgggttttgaaaagaaaaaaaaagcatgtTAATTAGTTTAACTAAAACATATATAGTCAAACCTTTCTATAACGAAATACTGCGTATAACAAAGACCTCCTCTATAACAAATGCAAGATTTTCGGAACCGATTTTAgatgttatattttatttctctatagCAAGATTTTACCTATAACAAGAATGTGCCCAACTTTATAACGAAGAtctttctttgtaaaattaccccccatATAACGAATGCCTATCTACTTTTTTTGATAATATAAttattaaccatctttataaaaatagactATATATGATTGCCAATAATAAGTAATATAGATTTTGACCAAACCTTTCATTTGATACTTtagtatattatatttatgataGATGATTGCAACACTTCCTATCATTGAAGCTTTCACCGATGAAGAGATTATTGTCCATGTCATTGGAGTGGAAGAACAAGAGCCGAAGACGACAATGAAAGTGCTGACGAAGAACCTCAACCTCTTGTTACTTAGACTGGGTTAGAAGATTCAACGGTTCAACTCTTAGATTCCCTCATAAGAGGAAAGTAATTGAATACCCATTTGCTGAAAGTTTAGACGCAAATCTTCGTAAATTCAAGTGTTATATCACCATTAAGAGATCGGATTCTATGAAACAAGCTACAATTATAAATTTCTCCCATCaatcttgaaagaatttaatttcaAGTACAGTAGATTTAAAATGTGTGTCATGGAGCTTAAAACTTTATACATTCAGTAatgaatttattgaaattgtatTAACTTTCTTTATTGTTTAGTTAGTGAAGCATTCATatatttgagatttaaaatttaaataatttgttatttctttacaacattaaaaaaaaaaaaaaaattatgcattttttttgcctataacagtcAACTATTATTTAAATGGAAAATGCTATTATAGATGTATAACAGTAATTTTCTATAACAGCTAAAAATTCGGACCCAACGATGTTGTTATAGAAAGGTTTGACTGTATAGGATAAAGTTATCAATGAAATATCTTGAAAAATATGTGATAAGTTAAGTTTTGAATTCATAACTTAAAATAGGGAAAAAAGTCAAATCTGCTAAACTATACTATCTGAAATTAagtattttgccctttttgatcTAATATTACCTTGATGTTAGTAAAATGTCTGGTTTTTGCCCTTGACCCCTAACAAAACACCAATATTAAGGTAAataaaattgggaaaaaatgGGTAAGTATATCTCTCAATTTTGCGATTTAAAGTGAATTTATCACTCGATAAAAAGTGGGCTTATATACCCTCGCCGTTTCACAAATGGTGCATATTAGCTGTTTTCTTAACAGGCCTATATTTAAtgaactaaaaaaatatttgcctcATTTTTCACTTAAAAATTATCAggtggctttaaaaaataaaaataaaaaaaattattcatcatGATCATGTTAACCCATGTGCAAATCTGCATCAAAATCACTCAAAAACTTCACCAAATTATCCCAAATTTCAGGTATGAATTCCTCAAGACATTCtcgattttttgaaagaacaCCCATTCAAAAAGGAGCCCACTTGATGAAATCCGAAATTTTGAACTTTCAACTTCAAGCTCCTTCAATGGCTGATAACAAGTTGACTCAAAAATAATTTGGATGTGAATGAACCAAAGTATAAGAATTTCATTTGTCTTGTTTTCGTTAGATCTTAGCTTGTTATTGACCTTCCTTTGATTCGTTCATGGATTAGCTATGGTAGTTTGACTTATaactaattttgatttttgccATATATACTGCTCATACCCCCTTCAAAATCACATGGGAGACAAAGCAAATTCTCCGTGGAATAGGTGAGCAAATTAATTTAGTAAATGATTTTAGAATAATTCACAACATTGATTAGAAAAGTAGTAGATCTCAGTTTACATTTaaaccatttaaaaaaaaaaaaaaaattatcttcttTTCTGGCCAAATGAACTCATTGCAATTATCTCTCTTATCcaatttgttaaaaaaaatcctaaataACATATTCCTGACAAATCTCTAGAGaaaagaatattcttgagaaaGATCAATCGATCGATATGAACAGACTAATTAATTTGGACCCTTTGGAATTAAAGTTTATGCACGTAGTAAGTTGAGCAGTGGGATAACTTTTAATTATCTTATCTTATCttgataaattaaaaaaaaaaaaaaaacatttatttaCATGGATCAAGAGGTGTCaaatttattagaaaattttagattttttacTTCGAAAAATCAATCCAAACTATCTATATAAGTACGAAAACTCTCTTGAATTAAGCATATTTGGCAGCAATTAATACAAATCAAACTCAGACAAAAAGATTTGGGTATCGATTCGTGGATGGAATTGGATATTTCGGGATTTAAAAGCTACGGGCTATGGGAAAACTGATTTTGCAATAAAATTCTAGATTTGACCTCGGAGGCTCGGGGTTGACTTTTTTACCTGCTTAGTTATGTGTTGATGGGTATCAATAGCCTCGTATGCTTATGTAGAATCATATTTGAACAGATTGGAATAGTTCAAAGGCATTGAGGAAAGGTAAGTCCGTTTTGTGAGCTCTGTACTTCGAACTAAGGCAAGTTGAGAGTTTCTAGACTCCAattgaaggatatttttgtgAATTAATGATTAATAAGGGGTAAGGGTAAAGGGGTCCCTGCACTCGTGAGGTGACAAACACTTGTGCGGGTACCAGTGCCATGTTATGGGTACTCAGTCAGTCATTTAATGATGTGTGTGATTGATTGATGATATCAGTGTAGTGGAAACTTCTTTAGAAGTCGTCTCTTCTCCGAGATCTTGAATCCTAACCATTAGTTTGTGTTCCCACGAGGTCTAATTCACTCCCAATTTAATGTGGTCAAAAAAGCTACTTTTCTCGCTTCTCTCAACGGTCAAAATTCTAGAGttagtcatgattcttagttcAATATTTGCTGCAAATCCACTTATGAGGGACGACTTTCTTGTCAAGGCTTCCACCTTAATAAGAAAGAGATTTGCATAACTTCAAAAGAAATCCTCTTAGGCTATATACatcatgaaaaatatgattttgtgTTTTCTGAAAGTTGTTTGCAACGTGTTGCTCACCAGCGTCTTATGAGAGCGTTGGAATAATACTTTTCTCTAATAATAAGTCACTTTATGTATGTATTTCTCGATTTGCCTCAAAAGTTCTTTGTTCCTTACAATCCATATTGTCCACCAAGTAACTTGAGAAATTTTCCCAATTATTTAGTGCTTTCTTGTTGAGACCATCACTTCTGCAGCAACACAAACATTCAAGAATGAAGTGAGATGGCAAACATCTTCAGGTTTCACTTCTCAAAGGGAACGTGTGCTAGAGAGTTGCGGTTCTTTGTTTCTGGAGATTGTATTGAGTGAAGCAGGCCTCCACACTGGCCAAGAGAAACAGAATACCTTCAAGGGTGCTTAATTGTACCAAATCCTCCTCCAAGGCCAAAAGTTATTGTTGCACAATGTCAGTAATTTGTAGAAAGACTTGACTAAAACAAAGACCATTAGAGTGGCCCTATTGTTTAATGGTCTTCCTTATGCAGATCCTAAACAGTAGTGGTAACTAGTTGCAACAGGTAGTATGATCTTTCAATTTCCCAGTCATGTGCCTTTCTTCTGAGAAAAAGATCCCATATCTGATCAGAAAACAATCAGCAATTGTGCAACAATATTGCGTAGTGAAGAAATACTATTAAGGTTTCGAAATTGTCCTAACCAATGCGAAGCATCTTCTCAAAATTCTGATCTTACTGCCACTACCAACCAGAAAACCAAGAATTGCCTCAAATTTACAACAATATGATTGTATACACTTCAATACTCCACTGTCATGAGGAGCATTTAACTTTGGTGTACCAAGGAATCTGTCGTATGAACTTATCAACTACAATTCTCCTCTAAAGTGCAGTTTCCTCTTTGTTACACTTGCAGTGCTGTTTCATGAAGTCTTTCAATATAATACTTATCTTCTTAGTACAGAATGTGGGTAATCTAACAACCTAGCCATTGAAGGCTTCAGCAGCTctttaagtttatttatttgaatTACTTAACTCCAAATCCAACAATTGTTAATACTATCTGATTTCATAAGCCACAAGAAGTAATAATCTTAAATATAAAGGCACATGCTAAAATGATAATTGTAATATTCTATCATCCAAGATaaagaataaactaaaaagttgCACCAATGACCCAGATCCTCCATCTAAAAAGTCAAAACTGATCAATCACCATGACCATACATGATCCTTTAGAACATTAAATATCAATAAAGAATGTGGGCTAGAGGTCCTGCATCTTAGCTATTGGTGCAAAAATGGCCTTTGACATTGCTCGCAATTGTAAAGAGAATCTAAGCTAAACTTTAAAGAAAGCATCATTTCACTTTTTTGATGCTGTGATTCCACAAAATTAACATCTAGAAAAAAGCAGCAGTTAACCATTTCAAGAACcaagaaatgagaaaaggaaaaTGTAAATTCGAAACAAGGGGTTTCATTGATTGATAATAGAAGAAAAACTAACAACATCTAAACAGTAGTTCCAACTAAATTCCTTTTAAATATCCCAGACGGACAATCAGAATTACATACATAGaacatccaaaaaaaataagacagcAAATAAATCTAAGCCTTCTTAGGAGATTTGCCAGCTTTGGATGGAGATTTAGGCTCCTTCCCAGCCTTTTCACCACCAGTTTTCTTAGGCAACAAAATAGGGTTAATGTTAGGAAGAACACCGCCATGTGCAATTGTCACACCAGCAAGCAGCTTTCCTAACTCTTCATCATTCCTCACAGCTAAAAGCAAATGCCTCGGAATAATTCTGTTCTTCTTGTTGTCACGAGCAGCATTTCCAGCCAACTCCAACACCTATAATGACCAAACAAATCACAACTTATAAGCTCAAGATTTGAAAGAAATCCAATATAATTTTCACCATGTAGAAGCAAAAATATACTGATCAATCACAACTCTATTTTTCCTCacaatttttcactttatttgcaaataagcatttggccatgaaatttgAAGTTacatttggaatttggaaaacatgtAAAAAAAACTATTTCACCTTTGCACATACAAccaaccaattttttttaattattattattattgcaaaaactataacaaaacacaaatccaacttcaaaaatcccaaataaattgaagaatatttggtttctatggccaaacgcctactaagaaaAAACTAGGCTAAACCAGGTAATTAAGGAAAACCTAGGCTACACCAGGTAACTAAGACAAATCTAAGCCAGACCAGATAATTAAGCAAAAACTGGGCTAAACCGGGTAAATATTCTTTTCCCAAATCGACATAGAAGTGAATTTCCCTATTCTATAAGCAggctattttcatttttatttttaaaaagggacaaaaaaaaaaacatcaaggAAACCCTAGATCCTAATTGAACCCCAAAAATTACCAAGCATAATAAAACGGTAACAAATTAAAAGTTTTACCTCAGCAGCCAAATATTCAAGAACAGCAGCCAAATAAACCGGGGCACCAGTGCCAACACGTTGAGCATATCTTCCTTTTTTCAAGTAACGCCCAATTCTACCAACCGGAAACTGTAAACCGGCTCTAACAGACCGGGTTACCGGCTTCTTCTTTGGACCGCCACCTCTTCTTCCAGCTGCACCTTTCTTCACTTTTCCTGTAGACTCCATTTTGaagatgacaacaacaacaacctaagGTTTAGACAAAAACGGTTGAGTGAAAGAAATGATGATGTATGGATTGGAATCTTAAGGATGGTTTTTATAGAGATGTTTGGGTTGTCAATTGGTTACTCGGATGGATGTTGGTGGCCGTTGGATTGGCATTTAATCTACGGTGGAAATTGTATGGAGAGCTATCCGTGTCGTTTTAAATGGACCAATAGGAAGTGGACCgtgattttgaattttgtgacaTGTGAAATTATTTACGCCCTTCTCCCGCCTGAATAAAATTCATTATTCTTAAATTCTTCTTTCACCCACATATTTTTCAAATGTTTAAAGCAAAAAACAAATTTAGATTCCAAATTTCAAGTTtcactaagtaggcgtttgtacatgcaatttcatctcatgagatgaaatctcaaatcatccaaaaaggcatgatttgggatttcaaatcataattttaaaaaatataaatataaaatttgacccatacatttatattttgtaaaaggGAAAAGGACTGATTTACCTCTACTTTCAAAAAaggttcatatttacccctcGTTATCTTTTATCGATACATTTATCCCTTTACAATAGTTGAAATATTTGCCCTATTTTAACGGAGGGGTAAATATGACCTTTTCAGTAAAAAATCGAGGCCTAAAAATAAAACAccctaaagtttccaaacaaaacttacttgtaccttttcaaccccctAAAATGACCGTCATACATATTGAGCCTATTGTTTGTATAAAAATATTGgcgacccataagttggtataGCAAAATATATTTACCTAAAAATCATGTTtaccttgatgtattgagcctacattgtTATGAAAAAATAttcgggttctatataaaatattacgtTTAGTTGACACACATTCACAAAGTAtgaataaaaaacaaaattggccaactttatttttgcAACAAGTGttattttccatactttgaccaatgattagtggAACAAagcgtcaatattttatatagaacgatattttttagcgtacaataatgtatTACATCGATTGGGCGTTGGTCgacattttaaaattgaaaaattttgaaaatattttggttgaaaaatttagttttttttttcgccTTTCCCGAAGCGtcaatattttattaattttatgagCTCAATACAATGTAGGCGTTCGGAGTGAGTTTTAGGGGTTTacgtaagttttgtttggaaaacagtgttttttttttagggcttTGATTTGCCCTACTTTGGAAGGTTCATGGTCAACTAAGATTATATAGCGAGTTAAATATGAACCTTTTTTGAAATAGAGAGGGTAAATAAAACTTCCCTTTgtaaaaagacccataagttgatagatatatttaccaatcatgtttaccatgtGCGATgattatattaaatagtagttatattactattcatgttaaattttcctttttatcgaactaaagtttgatcttacggtagcgtattaattttattatgaactatgatttactcatttggtaagattatatAATTGGTaaaattttgatggttttcacaacttgtggggtttttatgtttataaaaaaaactgcaacttaagaaatccaaattgcatgtccaaacatgatttcatctcatgagatgaaatcatgtccaaacggctcctaacaaaagttcaaactttttttttttgaaataaaattcatgtccaaacataATATTCCCTATTTACCAATTTATATGATGccctttcctttttggtttgttccaaaaaagaatgatatatttctattttttgaaataatttaatttaaaactgCCCCTTTTAccctttatgaaatgatttacagtcatACAATTATCCATGGTTTGTTTTAGAGCACAAGTTTCAAAcgtcttttctttcttaaacttcatgtcaagtcaaattatatcacataaattgtgaCGGAGGAAGTATTGATTTTTCAAAGTTTATATTTAACTCGGctgtaactcttttttttttttaatactataTAGTACCATGTTATGTTGAAAGGAAGCTTTAGAGCAATGGTCAAACTGTCTCTGTATTACCTAAAAGGTCACAACCTAATGGGTTTGAGTCATGGAATCAATCAATGATGTTTGTGTCAGCGTAGACGCCTACGTCAAACCTCCTTGAGATGTGGTTCTTTCCTATACTTTGTGTGACACGAGTTGCTCTGTGCACCGAACTACTTTTGTCTTCTATTTATAAAAAGCTTTGCTTAgttgtattttttgaaaatataacatcTGTTTTTCTAAATCTGGGACAAGCTTATGAAGTGAAATAAGTGATGCGCAGTCTAATTTTAACTATACGCATCAAGGAAAGAGAATTCACAATTATATTCATCGGACTAATTTGGACTTCTCAAGGGAGCAAGAGGAAGAAaagtaaaaagggaaaattacaATCCCATGCTTGTATCAGACTAATAAATGCAAGATTGATTTATGGGTTGTTTTATACAAATTTTGTCTCTTAACAATGGGGGTTCAGTTAgataaaaatttaagaaaatttcaaacattagAATAGaacattttaaaatttagtaAAGTTtcatgacccaaaaaaaaaaaagtaaaaaacaaaCTGAATGTTATAACAGACAAAAATAATCATGTCTCGGTCCCACACAAGTTAGGATCGGCATAActcatgaaaatgaatgttaaatcacaactcataaacattatttttttaatattactcaaaaaaatttcaatttttttatatcaTATCTTAGAGTTACATTAGTTACACTTGGAGCAAAATCTTATTAAGCTAGATGAACATTCCTTTGTTTAGAATTTTCATTATACAAAGaattttaattgtttgattttgaaatttaagaaataaaatatttttttagaatttttatattataagttATTTAATATATGtcttaaattagaatatactaGATGTTTGAGCACAGGCCCAATAGGCCTAATATGAGCTAACGACTAACATAATATTAGTATGACAACATTTTTGTTCTAAGAAGTATGTACAGGAAATTATTTGGTTTCATTTCATCTCAAAGTTTTTGTTCCGTTGAAATCTTTACATTTTACTGACCCTAACCAAAACTTTAGTAGTATAATTTGATAAAGTAACATAACTTattatacgcattaccacctgatcagcttcTATActttgatgatgatatatggatcgggccttacgttcctcggcattaatatattatatatggatcaggccgtacgttcctcggtactagtatatgggatatggatcgggttgaacgttcctcagcactatgacctatatttatgtatatgagcatgattattattgagagcatgcatattatgtgcccacagaggcattgtcagttatacagatttatgcaaatACTTACAGATACTCGTTCATAAAAATGCATGCAGAGTTGTATAGATATGATCAGATATTTAGTCATACAGATGCAGTCAGacagtcatttcagcttatgagtttcagatttcattcatgattcttattgaTACGTTActctcatgctttacatactcagtacattatccgtactgactcccctattgctcggggggttgtgttcatgcccgcaggatcaggtagaTAAACAGgcggtccagcttagtaggacctctatccagcagtggtcaatgcgctccatttgatccggtgttgcagtctattttggtatgccattcttttgagatgtatatgcatatgggtatgacggggccctgtcccgtcctttctacaactttattccagtagaggtctgcagacagttgtatgtatctgacagatgatgtagccttgtcgacttctattcttttgtgcacagtatatgtagcggcctagtcggctcgCACCGTTCTTCTAGCATATATTTATATCGGAaaggggccaaatatacccctgtactattgaaaaagggccaaatatacccttcgttatactttggatccaaatatacccctgtcgttaTACTATTGactcaaatatacccttcatccGTTAAATTTGTCCACCTTGGACATCCTATCCTACGTGGCAgtaacatttgatgaggtgaatgccacgtggcattgtcacctcatcacccctaacccattttactcctcttctcttccaccactaaaattttcaCCCTCTTCACCACCATTGATGCCATATACTTACAGCTctaaaaaaaacaacaacaacagtgACCACGACCAATCCGAATCAACAGAGAGGTTTCCGTCAAAAAATCTGGTCCGAGTTCATTTGTCCCAAGTTCCAATTAAGGTGTTCAGTTTGGATATCTACTTTGAAGAAAATGTTCACTTTAATGAAAGGTCATTATCTtcagagaaaaagagaaacatTAAACAGGGTAGAGAACGTCTCAATTCCAAAGGCCAAAATAGAAGACAAAGCACAATCGCATGTGACAAACTTCAGATATAAGGTTCAATAAGTTTGCTTGGTTTCTTTTCTATGCTCCATagatgaattttctagagttgtaACTATATGGCGGTAATGGCGGGGTGGTGGAGAGGGtggaaattttagtggtggaagaggGGAagagtaaaatgggttagggatGATGAGGTGGTAATGtcacgtggcatccacctcatcaaatgacACTGCCACGTAGGATAGGATGTCCAAGGTGGACAAATTTAACggatgaagggtatatttgagccaATAATAtaacgacaggggtatatttgaacccaaagtataacgaagggtatatttggcccttttccgtatttatatatacagattgtgcagagttcatgatgtcttGTTTTCATGGGTCAGTATAAGTTCAGTTTGACTTATGTGTGGGCCCTTGTTATCCAGATCCGAGTATAGGGGTGTGTGGTCACTAGCGATCAGGCACTCGTctcggctcatcggtttgggccGTGATATAATGGGGATACTTTAGGAATTACATGactattgtttgattttttaatatagggtccacttttttttatattgctttttctttaatatggggtccactttttttttttttttggtacatgagttggaggtggacgacgaaaccacctccaaactcatgtttctataatagttaaaattaaaaagtatcTTCAAATGATTTCCTTAATCTGAGAACAAATCAATAAAGGAATAAAAAGGCATATTGAAaagcaacaaaataaaaaggcaaatcgaaaaccaacaaaataagaaaagtaaTGAAAACTGAGTAGATGATGGAATCAATATGTGGAGATACTGTAAAACTTATAATCTTGTCTCCCGCCTTATTTCTCCGCTATTTCCTCATTCCTTTCTGTTCAAAGATTTAACTAAAGGTGGCCTTTTAGTTATGAAATTAGTATAGGTGACTTGTGGGATCACATCAAATtaaaacccaattaaatttgaaattaagaagattggatccaaaatgtatttttttcaaacttcttaatcttttacaaaatatataaagatcCCAACTTAACCAAAAACGCACCAGCCCCCTTCTCCtgctcccccctccccccacaaaaaaaattaaagaaaacgttttgatattttttatttgctttttcaccagccacccctcctcctcctccaaCCCCATCCACCCacctctcccccccccccccccccaaagcaaatttttttttttttttttaaaagttttaatttctttatttgctttttcaccagGTCatccccctcctcctcccacccctccccctagatttttttttttttttaagttttgattttctttatttattttttcaaccctcctcctcctcccaaccctccccccccccccccccccccaatcccaaaatatttttttcttttttaaaaa encodes:
- the LOC132065717 gene encoding histone H2A: MESTGKVKKGAAGRRGGGPKKKPVTRSVRAGLQFPVGRIGRYLKKGRYAQRVGTGAPVYLAAVLEYLAAEVLELAGNAARDNKKNRIIPRHLLLAVRNDEELGKLLAGVTIAHGGVLPNINPILLPKKTGGEKAGKEPKSPSKAGKSPKKA